One part of the Lachnospiraceae bacterium JLR.KK002 genome encodes these proteins:
- a CDS encoding TIGR00266 family protein, translated as MRYEVLGDTMPAVEVFFDVAGETMYTQSGGMAWMTEGVSMDSNMKGGFGKSIGRMFSGESLFMATYKAERPGTMIAFASTVAGEILPVDVGATGGMICQKGAFLCAEESVTLSVALTKKLSAGLFGGEGFILQDISGKGMVFLEIDGNKVEKQLAPGEVIKVDTGNVVAFEKSIKYEIETVKGLKNIFFGGEGLFLTKLTGPGRVVLQTQNFNEFAGRIIRMVPSR; from the coding sequence ATGAGATATGAAGTTTTGGGCGATACCATGCCCGCGGTAGAGGTGTTTTTTGATGTTGCAGGTGAAACCATGTATACCCAGTCCGGTGGAATGGCATGGATGACAGAAGGGGTTTCCATGGATTCCAATATGAAGGGCGGCTTTGGAAAGAGTATCGGAAGAATGTTTTCCGGGGAGTCTTTGTTTATGGCTACTTATAAAGCGGAGCGGCCGGGAACCATGATTGCCTTTGCCTCCACGGTGGCCGGGGAAATCCTTCCTGTGGATGTGGGAGCAACCGGAGGCATGATCTGCCAGAAAGGGGCTTTTCTCTGCGCAGAGGAAAGCGTAACGTTAAGCGTGGCTCTTACCAAGAAGTTATCTGCGGGCCTGTTCGGCGGAGAAGGTTTTATTCTTCAGGATATTTCCGGCAAAGGTATGGTATTTCTGGAGATAGATGGAAATAAAGTGGAGAAGCAGCTTGCACCGGGAGAAGTAATCAAGGTGGATACCGGAAATGTGGTTGCTTTTGAAAAGTCCATAAAATATGAAATCGAGACGGTGAAGGGGCTGAAAAACATCTTTTTCGGAGGGGAAGGTCTGTTCCTGACCAAACTGACCGGGCCAGGAAGAGTGGTGTTGCAGACCCAGAACTTTAACGAATTTGCCGGAAGGATTATCCGCATGGTGCCCAGCAGGTAG
- a CDS encoding butyryl-CoA:acetate CoA-transferase, with product MDYTQEYEQKLVSAEEAVKVINSGDWVDYGWCNGTPDLLDRALAERTDELDDINLRGGILLKPLAIFEREDAGEHFTWNSWHMSGVERKLIGRGCAYYAPIRYSELPRYYRELPIRNNVAMFQVAPMDKHGFFNFGPNASHLTAVCETSAKIIVEVNENMPRCLGGFENGVHISDVDFIVQGENPPIGELGAGGPATEVDKKVAELIVEEIPNGACLQLGIGGMPNAVGSLIAESDLKDLGVHTEMYVDAFVDIAKAGKINGSKKNIDRFRQAFAFGAGTKKMYDYIDDNPELLSAPVNYTNDIRSISALDNFMSINNAVDIDLFGQVSSESSGIKQISGAGGQLDFVLGAYLSNGGKSFICCSSTFKTKDGELKSRILPTLHPGSIVTDTRANIHYLVTEYGKVNLKGLSAWQKCEAIISVAHPDFRDELIAEAEKMHIWRRSNK from the coding sequence ATGGATTACACACAGGAATATGAGCAGAAACTGGTATCTGCAGAAGAAGCTGTAAAAGTCATCAACTCCGGTGACTGGGTAGATTACGGATGGTGCAACGGCACTCCGGATCTTCTGGACCGTGCACTGGCAGAGCGCACGGATGAACTGGACGATATCAACCTGCGGGGTGGCATTCTTTTAAAACCGCTGGCAATCTTTGAACGTGAAGATGCAGGGGAACACTTCACATGGAACTCCTGGCATATGTCCGGTGTTGAACGCAAACTGATTGGCCGGGGCTGCGCATACTATGCTCCAATCCGTTATTCCGAACTGCCCCGGTATTACCGGGAACTGCCCATCCGGAATAATGTCGCCATGTTCCAGGTTGCACCCATGGACAAACATGGATTTTTCAATTTCGGGCCAAATGCTTCTCATCTGACAGCCGTTTGTGAAACTTCCGCCAAAATTATCGTAGAAGTCAATGAAAATATGCCCCGCTGCCTGGGCGGTTTTGAAAACGGTGTACATATTTCCGATGTAGACTTTATTGTACAGGGTGAGAATCCTCCCATCGGAGAGCTGGGTGCAGGCGGACCTGCCACTGAAGTAGATAAAAAGGTAGCTGAATTAATCGTAGAGGAAATTCCGAACGGCGCCTGCCTGCAGCTTGGCATCGGCGGTATGCCCAACGCAGTGGGCTCCCTGATTGCAGAATCTGATTTGAAGGATCTGGGCGTTCATACGGAAATGTATGTGGATGCTTTTGTGGACATTGCAAAAGCCGGCAAAATCAACGGTTCCAAAAAGAATATCGACCGGTTCCGCCAGGCATTTGCTTTCGGTGCAGGTACGAAGAAAATGTACGACTATATTGATGACAACCCGGAATTGTTAAGCGCCCCGGTAAACTATACCAACGACATCCGCTCCATTTCCGCACTGGATAACTTTATGTCCATCAATAATGCTGTGGATATCGACCTGTTCGGCCAGGTAAGCTCCGAATCCTCCGGCATCAAACAGATCAGCGGTGCAGGCGGACAGCTTGACTTTGTACTGGGCGCCTACCTCTCCAACGGAGGCAAGAGCTTTATCTGCTGCTCCTCCACCTTCAAAACAAAAGACGGAGAGCTGAAATCCAGAATCCTGCCCACCCTGCATCCGGGTTCCATTGTTACCGATACCCGTGCCAACATCCATTATCTGGTGACAGAGTACGGAAAAGTAAACTTAAAGGGATTGTCCGCATGGCAGAAATGTGAAGCCATCATTTCCGTCGCACATCCCGATTTCAGAGATGAACTGATTGCGGAAGCAGAAAAAATGCACATCTGGAGAAGAAGCAACAAATAA
- a CDS encoding MATE family efflux transporter — protein sequence MEERKLSDDFTQGSITGKLLKFMIPILGALVLQAMYGAVDLLVVGQFGTSAGISAVSTGSNIINLVTFVITGLTMGVTVLISRYLGEKAEEKIGKVIGGAIAFFMMLTVIMMLLLLVFAPVLAGWLNAPSEAFELTTTYVRICGAGLIFVVAYNVISGIFRGLGNSRLPLIFVAIACAVNIAGDLLFVAVFHMNVAGAALATILAQFVSVVISLAIIRRQQLPFSVTRQDIGFHPEIKTFLKLGFPIALQDFLVNISFLILCAIVNGIGLEASSGYGIAQKVTAFVMLIPSSLMQSMSAFVAQNVGAGKEDRAKKAMLTGMAAGVCIGVFIFALSFFRGDVPSALFTSNPEYIARSAEYLKGFSPEAILTCLVFSYIGYFNGHGKTMPVMIQGISSSFLVRVPLSYLFSIQPGANLVTIGLAVPITSVYGILFFTVCYIMFRKKQQMI from the coding sequence ATGGAAGAAAGAAAATTATCGGATGATTTTACACAGGGAAGCATTACAGGAAAGTTATTAAAATTTATGATACCCATTCTGGGAGCGCTGGTTCTGCAGGCCATGTACGGAGCGGTGGATCTTCTGGTGGTGGGCCAGTTCGGCACCAGCGCAGGGATTTCGGCTGTTTCCACCGGAAGCAATATCATTAACCTGGTTACTTTTGTGATTACAGGTCTGACCATGGGTGTTACGGTTCTCATCAGCCGTTATCTGGGAGAAAAGGCGGAAGAAAAAATCGGGAAAGTAATCGGCGGGGCCATTGCTTTTTTTATGATGCTGACAGTTATCATGATGCTGCTTTTACTGGTTTTTGCACCTGTGCTGGCGGGCTGGCTGAATGCGCCTTCGGAAGCCTTTGAACTGACGACGACCTATGTGCGTATCTGCGGCGCAGGACTGATTTTTGTGGTTGCCTATAATGTAATCAGCGGAATTTTCCGAGGCCTGGGGAACTCCAGACTGCCGCTGATTTTTGTAGCCATTGCATGTGCGGTAAATATTGCGGGAGATTTGCTGTTTGTGGCGGTTTTTCATATGAATGTGGCGGGAGCGGCTCTGGCCACTATCCTGGCTCAGTTTGTCAGCGTGGTGATATCTCTGGCGATTATCCGCAGGCAGCAGCTTCCCTTTTCTGTGACCAGACAGGATATCGGATTCCACCCGGAAATTAAGACCTTTCTGAAGCTGGGGTTTCCTATTGCGCTGCAGGATTTCCTGGTGAATATTTCATTTCTGATTCTGTGCGCCATCGTAAATGGAATCGGTCTGGAGGCTTCTTCCGGATATGGAATTGCCCAGAAGGTGACTGCTTTTGTCATGCTGATTCCTTCTTCCCTGATGCAGTCCATGTCTGCTTTTGTGGCTCAGAACGTGGGCGCAGGCAAAGAGGATCGGGCAAAAAAGGCAATGCTTACCGGAATGGCGGCAGGAGTCTGTATCGGAGTATTTATTTTTGCCCTGAGTTTTTTCCGGGGAGATGTGCCTTCCGCACTGTTTACGTCTAATCCGGAATACATCGCCAGGTCTGCGGAATATCTGAAAGGATTCAGTCCGGAAGCAATACTGACCTGCCTGGTGTTCAGCTATATCGGATATTTTAACGGCCACGGAAAGACCATGCCGGTGATGATTCAGGGAATTTCCTCATCTTTCCTGGTGAGAGTTCCCCTGTCTTATCTGTTCAGCATTCAGCCGGGGGCAAATCTGGTTACCATAGGGCTGGCGGTGCCCATAACTTCTGTTTATGGAATACTGTTTTTCACTGTGTGTTATATTATGTTCCGGAAAAAACAGCAAATGATATGA
- a CDS encoding MarR family transcriptional regulator, whose product MSIQTDAGRYINKISNRLRRQFGVAEELAGVTTAQGNLLSYILLEGKHNRIYQKDVEKEFDLRPSTATGLLRELEKKGLIRRISDEKDGRYKILQATGKAESIRKSLQEEIREKEAILTKGISPQDLEQFKRTAEKMLRNLEQREEES is encoded by the coding sequence ATGAGTATTCAGACGGATGCCGGAAGGTATATTAATAAAATATCCAACCGGCTGCGGCGCCAGTTTGGAGTAGCGGAGGAGCTGGCCGGAGTGACCACAGCCCAGGGGAACCTGTTAAGTTATATTTTACTGGAAGGGAAGCATAACCGGATATATCAGAAGGATGTGGAAAAGGAATTTGACCTGCGGCCTTCCACTGCCACGGGACTGCTGCGGGAACTGGAAAAAAAAGGATTAATCCGGCGCATCAGCGATGAGAAAGACGGGCGTTATAAGATTTTACAGGCTACCGGGAAGGCAGAGAGCATTCGGAAAAGCCTGCAGGAGGAAATCCGGGAGAAAGAAGCCATACTGACAAAAGGTATTTCTCCGCAGGATTTGGAGCAGTTTAAACGTACGGCGGAGAAAATGCTGCGGAATCTGGAGCAGAGAGAGGAGGAATCTTAA
- a CDS encoding aldose epimerase family protein yields the protein METQAFGLNQKGKKTFLYILENKNHMKIKVSDHGATLVSVFVPDRKGVFRDVVLGYDSAAEYENHTCYFGASVGRNCNRIEGAQVVIDGAACTIPVDERGISLHSAPNGFERALWKVKESSANRITFAHLSTEEEQGFPGNLEVEITYTLTDDNAVEISYRGKSDKSTIMNFTNHSYFNLGGHDSGPVLNQKLQILAESYTPVKDAVSIPTGEIAPVAGTPLDFRTMKPIGRDIEADFDQLKFAGGFDHNFVLSEKPGELKVMANAYCEETGIALEASTESCGVQFYAGNFIGSQTGKGGVAYEDRCGFCLEAQFYPNAVNRENFPSSVVKAGDIFTTKTIYRFSVK from the coding sequence ATGGAAACACAGGCATTCGGACTGAATCAGAAGGGGAAAAAGACTTTTCTGTACATACTGGAAAATAAAAATCATATGAAGATAAAAGTTTCAGACCACGGAGCCACTCTGGTGTCTGTTTTTGTACCGGACAGAAAGGGAGTGTTCCGGGATGTGGTTCTGGGCTATGATTCCGCCGCCGAATATGAGAACCATACCTGTTATTTCGGCGCTTCCGTGGGCAGGAACTGCAACCGGATTGAGGGGGCTCAGGTGGTAATAGACGGGGCAGCCTGCACCATTCCTGTGGACGAAAGGGGAATCAGCCTGCACAGCGCTCCCAACGGGTTTGAGCGGGCCCTCTGGAAGGTGAAAGAATCCTCGGCGAACCGTATTACCTTTGCCCATCTCAGTACCGAAGAAGAACAGGGATTTCCGGGAAATCTGGAAGTGGAGATTACCTATACGCTGACTGACGATAACGCGGTGGAAATCAGTTATCGGGGGAAATCAGATAAATCCACAATTATGAATTTTACTAACCATTCTTATTTTAACCTGGGAGGCCATGACAGCGGGCCCGTTTTGAATCAGAAATTGCAGATTCTGGCGGAAAGCTATACGCCGGTGAAAGACGCCGTGTCCATCCCCACAGGAGAGATTGCGCCGGTGGCAGGCACGCCTCTGGATTTCAGAACCATGAAGCCCATTGGACGGGATATTGAGGCAGATTTTGACCAGTTGAAATTTGCCGGAGGTTTTGACCATAACTTTGTTCTCAGTGAGAAACCGGGAGAACTGAAAGTGATGGCAAATGCTTACTGCGAAGAAACGGGAATTGCCCTGGAAGCCTCCACGGAGTCCTGCGGCGTGCAGTTTTATGCGGGGAATTTTATCGGTTCTCAGACCGGAAAGGGAGGAGTGGCCTATGAAGACAGGTGCGGCTTCTGCCTGGAAGCCCAGTTTTATCCCAATGCGGTAAACCGGGAGAATTTCCCGTCTTCTGTGGTAAAGGCCGGAGACATATTTACCACGAAAACCATCTATCGCTTTTCTGTAAAATAG
- a CDS encoding bacteriohemerythrin: MYRFTEDCLTGIGQIDEEHERLFELINRTMELLQNQILQDKYHQVMEVIEELKNYADTHFANEEAYMAAINDPELTIQKKQHMAFREKIDVLDFSSIDELENQHETLEELLQYLTRWLYQHILSSDIMIGKMPSVEEWKTADNPCVFTEKYMTGIPLIDGEHETLFEIIGEANELVKAELLHDKYDRIVEILGKLRDYTNEHFQDEEEYMEGIGYPGLPAQKMAHKAFVTKLEEIDLEQIDQNQQEYLEELMEFLFGWLSNHILKSDKLIAEHKGRE; encoded by the coding sequence ATGTATCGGTTTACGGAGGACTGCTTAACAGGGATTGGGCAGATTGATGAGGAACATGAGAGGCTGTTTGAACTGATTAACCGCACCATGGAACTGCTGCAAAATCAGATACTTCAGGATAAATATCATCAGGTTATGGAAGTAATTGAAGAACTGAAAAATTATGCGGATACCCATTTTGCCAATGAGGAAGCCTATATGGCAGCCATCAATGACCCGGAACTTACGATTCAGAAAAAACAGCATATGGCATTCCGGGAGAAAATTGATGTGCTGGATTTCTCCAGTATTGATGAACTGGAAAATCAGCATGAGACTCTGGAGGAACTGCTGCAGTATCTGACCCGCTGGCTCTATCAGCATATTTTAAGCAGCGATATTATGATTGGAAAAATGCCTTCCGTGGAAGAATGGAAGACAGCGGATAATCCATGTGTATTTACGGAAAAATACATGACGGGAATTCCCCTGATTGACGGAGAGCATGAAACACTGTTTGAGATTATCGGGGAGGCAAACGAACTGGTGAAAGCGGAACTTCTCCACGATAAATACGACAGAATTGTGGAAATTCTGGGGAAATTAAGAGATTATACCAATGAGCATTTCCAGGATGAGGAAGAATATATGGAAGGCATTGGTTATCCGGGACTGCCCGCCCAGAAAATGGCCCACAAGGCTTTTGTGACGAAACTGGAGGAAATAGATCTGGAACAGATTGACCAGAATCAGCAGGAATATCTGGAGGAACTGATGGAATTCCTGTTTGGCTGGCTGTCCAATCATATTCTGAAGTCAGATAAGCTGATTGCAGAGCATAAAGGGAGGGAATGA
- a CDS encoding EamA family transporter translates to MKKTEHWLQKTFVVQTGALICCALWGSAFPCIKIGYELFQIKASDTPAQILFAGYRFTLAGVLTILLGSLLNRKPLLPKTAGTAGKIIRLSLLQTVIQYLFFYIGLAHTTGVKASIIEGMNVFVAILVASLIFHQETLSGLKIAGCLTGFAGVVLVNLTGSGLDMNMSLRGEGFIFLSTIAYALSSVFLKRYSETEHPVLLSGWQFFAGGITMILCGSAMGGRLERISPSGMGMLCYLALVSALAYSLWGILLKYNPVSRVAVFGFMNPVFGVLLSALLLGETGQASGIQSLLALILVCIGIYLVNRTSRPDSED, encoded by the coding sequence ATGAAAAAGACAGAACACTGGCTGCAGAAAACATTTGTGGTCCAGACAGGCGCACTGATATGCTGCGCCCTGTGGGGAAGTGCATTTCCATGTATTAAAATCGGATACGAACTGTTTCAGATTAAAGCCTCTGACACGCCGGCTCAGATTCTGTTTGCGGGATACCGGTTCACCCTGGCAGGCGTCCTTACCATCCTTTTGGGCAGCCTTCTGAACCGGAAACCGCTGCTGCCCAAAACAGCCGGAACCGCCGGCAAAATTATCCGGCTCAGCCTGCTGCAGACGGTCATTCAATATCTGTTTTTCTATATCGGTCTGGCACATACCACCGGAGTAAAAGCCTCCATTATCGAGGGTATGAACGTGTTCGTGGCCATTTTGGTTGCAAGCCTTATCTTCCATCAGGAAACCTTAAGCGGCCTTAAAATTGCCGGATGCCTGACGGGATTTGCAGGGGTGGTACTTGTCAATCTTACCGGCTCCGGCCTGGATATGAACATGAGTCTGCGGGGAGAAGGATTTATCTTTCTTTCCACCATTGCCTATGCCCTCTCCTCAGTATTTTTAAAGCGGTATTCTGAGACAGAACACCCGGTACTGTTAAGCGGCTGGCAGTTTTTCGCCGGCGGAATCACCATGATTCTCTGCGGCAGCGCCATGGGAGGACGCCTGGAACGTATTTCCCCTTCCGGAATGGGAATGCTCTGCTATCTGGCGCTGGTGTCTGCTCTGGCCTATTCTCTGTGGGGGATTCTGCTGAAATACAACCCTGTTTCCAGAGTGGCTGTCTTCGGTTTTATGAATCCGGTATTCGGCGTGCTGCTGTCGGCGCTGCTACTGGGAGAAACCGGACAGGCCTCCGGAATTCAGAGCCTGCTGGCACTGATTCTGGTCTGTATCGGAATTTATCTGGTAAACAGAACCTCACGGCCCGATTCGGAGGACTGA
- a CDS encoding Ig-like domain-containing protein has translation MKFQKFFAFALGCLLLLETPVTSLAASIPSQETSLSSQETAVTSDSSQETAPFTVITANPRGRKNSQTLNLKSKATVYLHNPVYLEATAVPEGKITWTTSDRKILSVNYRGKLIPKKTGTATITASCNGMEKSCQVTVRQPSVQFKKTSVTLFEESTYRLKTTARPSGQVRWKSSDSKIAAVDSQGGITGKSSGTVTITASVPGAKAECQVTVIKNDHELNRTSQTLVQGNSATFYLSNISEKDSVSFQLSGSSGDVADISASGNKCKVTAKHPGTVTLNAVCTTDTGEQKVTCKRTCEITVIENGIAQQQIALAVHAQEDLKLENIEKPGLSVEATRWASSDPEVAQVHPSNGTVTGEKTGKAEITATVNYSDGTSAEFPTTVRISNPRLQTSATVLSIGKTQRLKLTGTTPYSSVKWKIKKPSLASIDQDGTLTAGTSTGKTTVSVTVDGKTINHELIITNPQLEKTNQTLTVGKKSKIKLSGISSKSKITYKSQKKSIVKVSKSGVLTPRASGNTDILITADGNTFTLHVSVASKRALQACKKGYKIINSSSYSQARRMSAGYYDCSALVFRAYNCDAKLLGGTPSWAPTAASMAAHMERTGKVISYKGLDASRLVPGDLIFYRSPGRGNGRYRNIYHVSMYYGDGYRLEKPLRYYRKESNIVMIARPLKK, from the coding sequence ATGAAATTTCAAAAGTTTTTTGCATTTGCCCTGGGCTGCCTGCTTCTGCTGGAAACACCTGTTACTTCCCTGGCAGCTTCCATTCCATCTCAGGAAACTTCCCTTTCATCTCAGGAGACTGCTGTTACATCTGATTCCTCTCAGGAAACCGCTCCATTCACAGTTATTACCGCCAATCCCCGCGGACGTAAAAATTCTCAGACTCTGAATTTAAAATCAAAGGCTACGGTCTATTTACATAATCCTGTTTATCTGGAGGCAACCGCAGTTCCGGAAGGCAAAATTACCTGGACAACCTCCGACCGGAAAATACTTTCTGTCAATTACAGGGGAAAGCTCATCCCGAAAAAAACAGGCACCGCCACCATTACCGCTTCCTGCAACGGCATGGAAAAAAGCTGCCAGGTTACCGTCCGGCAGCCCTCCGTACAGTTTAAAAAAACTTCTGTTACCTTATTCGAGGAAAGCACATACCGGCTGAAAACCACCGCCCGCCCTTCCGGCCAGGTCAGATGGAAATCTTCTGATTCTAAAATTGCCGCTGTGGACAGCCAGGGGGGCATTACCGGCAAATCCTCCGGTACCGTTACGATTACCGCCTCCGTTCCGGGCGCAAAGGCGGAATGCCAGGTAACAGTCATTAAAAATGACCATGAGCTGAACCGTACCTCCCAGACACTGGTGCAGGGAAACAGCGCCACCTTTTATCTGAGCAATATTTCCGAAAAAGATTCCGTTTCCTTCCAGCTCTCAGGTTCTTCCGGGGATGTGGCAGATATTTCCGCTTCCGGAAACAAATGCAAAGTCACCGCAAAACATCCGGGAACCGTTACACTGAATGCGGTCTGCACCACAGATACAGGCGAACAGAAAGTGACCTGCAAACGCACCTGCGAGATAACGGTAATTGAAAACGGCATTGCCCAGCAGCAGATTGCTCTGGCAGTACATGCCCAGGAAGATCTGAAACTGGAAAACATTGAGAAACCCGGTCTTTCCGTCGAGGCTACCAGGTGGGCTTCCTCTGACCCGGAAGTGGCCCAGGTTCATCCTTCCAATGGAACCGTAACCGGAGAAAAGACAGGAAAAGCGGAAATCACAGCCACGGTAAATTACTCTGACGGCACCTCCGCTGAATTTCCCACTACCGTAAGGATTTCAAATCCACGGCTGCAAACTTCGGCCACCGTATTGTCCATCGGGAAAACACAGCGGCTGAAATTAACCGGAACCACTCCCTACAGCAGTGTAAAATGGAAGATAAAAAAGCCTTCTCTTGCCTCCATCGACCAGGACGGTACTCTGACTGCCGGGACTTCCACCGGGAAAACCACCGTTTCTGTCACCGTGGACGGCAAGACGATTAACCATGAGCTGATTATTACCAACCCTCAGCTTGAAAAGACAAATCAGACCCTGACCGTTGGAAAAAAATCAAAAATAAAACTGAGCGGAATTTCTTCCAAAAGTAAAATTACATATAAATCTCAGAAAAAGTCCATCGTGAAAGTAAGCAAATCCGGAGTTCTCACACCCCGCGCCTCCGGAAATACCGATATTCTGATTACCGCAGACGGCAACACCTTTACCCTTCATGTAAGCGTTGCCTCCAAACGCGCCCTGCAGGCATGTAAGAAAGGCTATAAAATCATCAACAGTTCTTCTTACAGCCAGGCCCGCCGGATGTCGGCAGGCTATTACGACTGCAGCGCTCTGGTATTCCGGGCTTATAACTGCGATGCAAAACTTCTGGGCGGCACCCCTTCCTGGGCTCCTACTGCCGCTTCCATGGCTGCCCATATGGAGCGCACCGGAAAAGTCATTTCCTACAAGGGCCTTGATGCTTCCAGACTGGTGCCCGGAGATTTGATTTTCTATCGGTCACCCGGAAGAGGAAACGGAAGATACCGGAATATTTATCATGTTTCCATGTATTACGGAGATGGTTACCGACTGGAAAAACCCCTGCGGTATTACAGAAAAGAAAGCAATATTGTGATGATTGCAAGACCATTGAAGAAATAG
- a CDS encoding protein-export chaperone SecB: MRVKCEDISLIDMKFTKKADREPGKHDIPVCLEPEYAMSSEPNDKAAKLMIRFKVGEPENESLPFYFSLKLAGIFSWDDLTEKEAEKEIISEGAELLLSFARTSLYDIMGKAGLKQIILPIEHFGKDDIFSDEL; the protein is encoded by the coding sequence ATGAGAGTGAAATGTGAAGATATATCGCTTATAGATATGAAATTTACGAAAAAAGCAGACAGGGAACCGGGAAAACACGATATCCCTGTCTGTTTGGAACCTGAATATGCAATGAGCAGTGAACCGAATGATAAAGCGGCAAAGCTAATGATAAGATTTAAGGTTGGAGAACCGGAAAATGAGAGCCTGCCCTTTTATTTTTCTCTGAAGCTGGCAGGTATTTTCAGTTGGGATGATTTAACAGAGAAAGAGGCAGAGAAAGAAATTATATCAGAGGGTGCTGAACTGCTGCTGTCATTTGCAAGGACTTCTCTCTATGATATAATGGGTAAAGCCGGATTAAAGCAGATTATTCTTCCGATAGAGCATTTTGGGAAAGATGATATTTTTTCAGATGAATTATGA
- a CDS encoding ROK family glucokinase — protein MKKYGFGVDIGGTTCKIGLFETTGSLVDKWEIPTDTREEGKNILPDIAASLQEKMAEKKIGKEEIEGIGIGLPGPVQPDGSVPLCVNLGWKNKNIPEEMGSLMEGVPVKAGNDANVAALGEMWQGGGKGNKSLVMVTLGTGVGGGIIIDEKIVAGAHGAGGEIGHITVNPHENISCNCGRKGCLEQYCSATGITRLARESLAESHETSLLDHVREVSAKAVFDAYKEHDKLAEKIVEKFARLLGRALSNIACVADPEIFVIGGGVSKAGEVLLEAVEQYFKEFAFPSCADTKFALASLGNDAGMYGCMRLILE, from the coding sequence ATGAAAAAATATGGTTTTGGCGTGGATATCGGGGGAACTACCTGCAAAATAGGTTTATTTGAAACCACAGGAAGCCTTGTGGATAAATGGGAAATTCCCACGGATACCCGTGAGGAAGGGAAAAACATCCTTCCGGATATCGCTGCTTCCCTTCAGGAAAAAATGGCGGAAAAAAAGATTGGAAAAGAAGAAATCGAGGGAATCGGCATTGGACTTCCAGGCCCGGTACAGCCGGACGGAAGCGTACCCTTGTGTGTAAATCTCGGATGGAAAAATAAAAACATACCGGAAGAAATGGGAAGCCTGATGGAAGGCGTTCCGGTAAAGGCAGGAAACGACGCCAATGTGGCGGCCCTGGGAGAAATGTGGCAGGGGGGCGGCAAAGGCAATAAAAGTCTGGTTATGGTAACTCTCGGCACCGGCGTGGGCGGCGGCATTATTATTGATGAGAAAATTGTGGCGGGAGCCCACGGAGCAGGCGGAGAAATCGGACACATTACGGTAAATCCCCATGAAAACATTTCCTGTAACTGCGGCAGAAAGGGATGTCTGGAGCAGTACTGTTCCGCAACAGGGATTACCCGCCTTGCCAGGGAGAGTCTGGCAGAGAGCCATGAAACATCTCTTCTGGACCACGTCCGGGAAGTTTCTGCCAAAGCTGTGTTTGACGCATACAAAGAGCATGATAAACTGGCGGAGAAAATTGTGGAGAAATTTGCCCGGCTGCTGGGAAGGGCCCTGAGCAATATTGCCTGTGTGGCAGACCCGGAGATTTTTGTAATCGGGGGCGGCGTGTCCAAAGCAGGAGAAGTTCTGCTGGAAGCTGTGGAACAGTATTTTAAGGAATTCGCATTCCCCTCCTGCGCAGATACGAAATTTGCCCTGGCTTCCCTGGGAAATGACGCGGGGATGTACGGATGTATGAGGCTGATTCTGGAATAG
- a CDS encoding response regulator transcription factor yields the protein MTHILLVEDDKSIVTNLTEFLQKEGFAITSVDGQTRALALLEESAADFDLILLDVSLAEGNGFAVCRAVKSTTGLPVIFLTASGDEYSVVTGLDLGADDYIAKPFRPRELVSRIHNIMRRYGKTNTLLEYRNLTVDVSRGTVSKDGQELQLSALEYRLLLYFMNNKDIVLSRSRLLDALWDMAGEFVNDNTLTVYIKRLREKIEEDPQNPVLIKTIRGMGYKMGD from the coding sequence ATGACTCATATCTTATTAGTGGAAGACGACAAGAGCATTGTGACCAACCTGACAGAATTCCTGCAGAAAGAGGGCTTTGCCATCACATCGGTGGATGGTCAGACCAGGGCTCTGGCTTTGCTTGAGGAATCCGCCGCCGATTTTGATTTAATACTGCTGGATGTTTCCCTGGCGGAAGGCAACGGCTTTGCTGTCTGCCGGGCAGTGAAATCCACCACCGGCCTGCCTGTAATCTTCCTGACTGCCTCCGGAGATGAATACAGCGTTGTCACAGGCCTGGATTTGGGAGCCGACGACTACATTGCCAAACCTTTCCGGCCACGGGAGCTGGTTTCCCGTATCCACAATATTATGCGCCGCTACGGCAAGACAAACACCCTGCTGGAATACCGGAATCTGACGGTGGATGTAAGTCGGGGCACCGTATCCAAAGACGGACAGGAACTTCAGCTATCCGCCCTGGAATACCGGCTTTTGCTGTATTTTATGAATAATAAGGACATTGTTCTTTCCCGCTCCCGGCTTCTGGACGCCCTCTGGGATATGGCGGGAGAATTTGTCAACGACAACACTCTTACGGTATATATCAAGCGGCTGCGGGAAAAAATCGAAGAAGACCCGCAAAATCCCGTGCTGATTAAAACCATCCGGGGTATGGGCTATAAAATGGGAGACTGA